The Coregonus clupeaformis isolate EN_2021a chromosome 26, ASM2061545v1, whole genome shotgun sequence genome window below encodes:
- the LOC121539880 gene encoding transcription factor AP-1-like, with the protein MSRKMETTFYEDSLNSFSQHEKPGYGCNPKALKHSMTLNLADPTSTLKPHLRAKASDILTSPDVQLLKLASPELERLIIQSSNGLITTTPTPTQFLCPRNVTDEQEGFAEGFVRALAELHHQHVLPNAPGVPVTSAGQTSINNPTILPPVSALTGSTVYNNNITMRSESPVYEDLNTFTPAITTNSAPGYTTSAPAMSFPSAPPQLPVYGQQSHPHPRLTALKEEPQTVPEMPGETPPVSPIDMENQERIKAERKRMRNRVAASKCRKRKLERISRLEDKVKNLKTQNSDLASTANMLREQVAQLKQKVMNHVNSGCQLMLTQQLQTF; encoded by the coding sequence ATGTCTAGAAAAATGGAAACTACCTTCTACGAGGACTCGCTCAACTCTTTCTCCCAGCATGAGAAACCGGGCTACGGATGCAACCCCAAAGCACTGAAACACAGCATGACACTGAACCTGGCCGACCCAACCAGCACACTCAAACCTCACCTCCGGGCTAAAGCCAGCGACATCCTCACCTCTCCGGACGTGCAGCTCCTCAAACTGGCCTCCCCAGAGTTGGAGCGGCTCATCATCCAGTCCAGCAACGGCCTGATCACCACCACACCTACCCCGACGCAGTTCCTCTGCCCGAGGAACGTAACTGATGAGCAGGAGGGCTTTGCCGAGGGATTTGTTAGAGCTCTGGCGGAGCTCCATCATCAACATGTCTTGCCCAATGCACCCGGGGTCCCAGTCACCTCCGCTGGGCAGACAAGCATCAACAACCCGACAATACTCCCACCTGTTTCCGCCTTGACCGGGAGCACTGTTTATAACAACAACATAACCATGCGCTCTGAGTCGCCTGTCTACGAAGACCTGAACACGTTCACCCCGGCTATCACCACCAACTCAGCCCCGGGTTACACCACCTCAGCCCCAGCTATGAGCTTTCCCTCTGCCCCGCCACAGCTCCCTGTCTATGGGCAGCAGTCTCACCCCCATCCCAGGCTCACTGCCCTGAAAGAGGAGCCCCAGACCGTGCCTGAGATGCCCGGGGAGACCCCTCCTGTCTCCCCCATCGATATGGAGAATCAGGAGAGGATCAAAGCCGAGAGGAAGCGCATGAGGAACCGTGTCGCCGCCTCCAAGTGCAGGAAGCGGAAGCTGGAGCGCATCTCCCGACTGGAGGACAAGGTGAAGAACCTGAAGACTCAGAACTCCGACCTAGCTTCCACAGCAAATATGCTGAGGGAACAGGTCGCCCAGCTCAAACAGAAGGTGATGAACCATGTCAACAGCGGCTGTCAACTCATGCTGACGCAGCAGCTCCAGACCttctga